The genome window AAAAGACACATTTTTTAAAGAAAAATAAAAAAAGGCTTTGTGCTGTTAATTTGTTTTATCCGATGAAATGAGCTCCTTAAGCTTCTTGTATTCCTCAAGAAAGAGCTTACCCTTCTCTGTAATGTAGACCTTGCTGTCAATAATCAAATGTCCTTCCCTTTCAAGTTGCTTGAGATATTTCATCATTATCTTATAATCCAGTAGGGCCCTGTTTGCTAGATGTGTCAGTTTTATGCCATCACTCGGTATTGATGAAAGAATGTCATATATTATTTCCAAATAATTACGTTTCTGTCTGAGCGGTATTTGCGAGCTTTCCACAAAGTTGATCCTTCTTTCCTCCATCATGAGACCCCTCATGTTTTTGTAACAGTAGCTCAATTACAGATTGTGTTCTACATAGATATAAAAAATATCAATGTACATGGTATTTTTCACAATAAGTAAAAGTAATATATTTATATTTTCTCTAGAAAATCAAGCGAATAGGCTTTCTCCGCATCTTCCCTTGTAACTTTCACTCCTCCACTTTCCATTCTTGTTGCCGAATCTAAAGGTACAAGCCTCCATCCCTGCTTTCTATCGAAATATACTGCTATTAATCCAATTGCGTTTGAGCCTGCCCTCTTTACCCATTCCAGAACCTTCTCGACCTGATGCTTTTCTATGTAAACAGCATTACTGCTTCTTCTCGTTTTCACTTCAATAACGAGGATCCTGTTGTTCTTTGCAGCTATTATGTCAGGCTGATAGGTTTTCTTTGCCTTGGCTCCGCTTGCTGGTGCCCTTATTGTTGCATAACCCATATCCCAGAGCTTCCTGACCAGATCCCTCTCCTTCTGAAATCCCCTTCTTCTGTTCTTTCTGTGATAGTCGCTCATTTTTTTCACACTATAAAATAATTTTATGTTATTTTTGTTCCTGTTCTCTCTTTATCATTTCCTCTACTATATCATAGCCATATATAGCTTTAAGCTGCTCTCTTCCTTCCTTTGTAATCATTCTTGGAGACCATGGAGTTGATAAGTCTAACTCTACCCTAACATCTTTTGCCTCTGGGACTCTGTTCCTTATTTCGTCCTCCACGGCAGAAGATAAACTAGTCATTAGGGGACAAAAGGCTGTTGTTAGACCTAATCTTATGAAGACGTCTCCCTCGTCGCTTATTTTCAGTTCATAAATCAGGCCAAGATCGTAGACATTGACAGGTATTTCAGGGTCGTAGACTTGCCTCAGCGCCTCTATGACTTTCTTTTCCAATTCTTCCTTATTCATGGTATAACTCCGAGAGTTTGCTTATCTCTTAAAATAATATATCTTAAATTTATATTTAAATCGGCTTATTCTTTGGATATCTCATCAAGAACTTGTGCAAGAAGCCCCCTAACTTTGTTGATCTTCTCCTGCAGTTTGCTTATTTTCTCTTCAGCCTCCTTTAGTTTTTTCTTAGTATCATCTTCCTCATGAGAGAGGTGAACGTTGGATAGCTCTAGGATTCCTCCGCTAGCTTTAATCTTTTCATAGGTTTCCTTCACTAGCCTGGATGCCTCAGTCTTTCCACTCAGATGATTTCTAATTGTGACCTCACTCCTGCCAAGCTCATCTGCAATTTTCTCTACTGTATATCCCCCTCTTTCTCTTGCCAATGAACCTGCTGCCACTACAAGTGAGTCGAGCCAGGTTAATCTATCCTCTGATGTTCTAATTTTCTCCAATACATCCTCTCTGAGGAGGGTCCCGATCAGTAGAGCGAGCTCAAGCTTCCTAACTTCTTCCTTACCCATCGGCTTGAGAGGTATGCTCTCGCTCATTCTATTTCACACCCCCAAAAATCCTTTTTTAACTTTATTTAGTAGGTTATAACCTATAAAGATTTTTCTGAAAGAAATTTCAGTCTAAATAATTTAGGGAAAATAGAAAGAAATCATTCTGATTTTTTCATTTTTCTTTTCAGCAATATGAGAGATAGTGAGGGGGTCATTACTAAGAGAAT of Fervidicoccaceae archaeon contains these proteins:
- a CDS encoding winged helix-turn-helix domain-containing protein, with the translated sequence MEERRINFVESSQIPLRQKRNYLEIIYDILSSIPSDGIKLTHLANRALLDYKIMMKYLKQLEREGHLIIDSKVYITEKGKLFLEEYKKLKELISSDKTN
- the hjc gene encoding Holliday junction resolvase Hjc, which gives rise to MSDYHRKNRRRGFQKERDLVRKLWDMGYATIRAPASGAKAKKTYQPDIIAAKNNRILVIEVKTRRSSNAVYIEKHQVEKVLEWVKRAGSNAIGLIAVYFDRKQGWRLVPLDSATRMESGGVKVTREDAEKAYSLDFLEKI
- a CDS encoding iron-sulfur cluster assembly protein; this encodes MNKEELEKKVIEALRQVYDPEIPVNVYDLGLIYELKISDEGDVFIRLGLTTAFCPLMTSLSSAVEDEIRNRVPEAKDVRVELDLSTPWSPRMITKEGREQLKAIYGYDIVEEMIKREQEQK
- a CDS encoding transcriptional regulator; this translates as MSESIPLKPMGKEEVRKLELALLIGTLLREDVLEKIRTSEDRLTWLDSLVVAAGSLARERGGYTVEKIADELGRSEVTIRNHLSGKTEASRLVKETYEKIKASGGILELSNVHLSHEEDDTKKKLKEAEEKISKLQEKINKVRGLLAQVLDEISKE